A stretch of Aphelocoma coerulescens isolate FSJ_1873_10779 chromosome 1A, UR_Acoe_1.0, whole genome shotgun sequence DNA encodes these proteins:
- the CECR2 gene encoding chromatin remodeling regulator CECR2 isoform X2: MCPEEDGGCGGGGGSVAGTGGPEAAAAVALDELRSWWEVPAIAHFCSLFRTAFRLPDFEIEELEAALHRDDVEFISDLIACLLQGCYQRRDITSETFHSYLEDIINYRWELEEGKPNPLRESTFQELPLRTRVEILHRLCDYRLDADDVFDLLKGLDADSLRVEPLGEDSSGALYWYFYGTRMYKEDPVQGKTNGELAPDRGCGGQTNTPNVPGKTGKRRGRPPKRKKLLEENLLREKAEENLLIHETQIRNGSQGPGRGTWWLLCQTEEEWRQVTESFRERTSLRERQLYKLLSEDFLPEICNMIAQKVNPNVLSSMEKQRRREEEEERQILIAVQKREQEQLLKEERKREMEEKVKAVEERARRRKLREERAWLLAQGKELPPELSHLDPSSPTREERRTKDIFELDDEFTAMYKVLDVVKAHKDSWPFLEPVDESYAPNYYQIIKAPMDISSMEKKLNGGQYCTKEEFVGDMKTMFRNCLKYNGEGSEYTKMAYNLERCFHRAMMKHFPGEDGDTDEEFWIREDGRREKRSRRTGRSGTGSVWTRSRDPDGPGKRQQRLENGGKPPPYRATSRAPASSSSSSSSSFSSSSVDDPSGASMPTTREVGPSNGRGFPRSLQYGGMPSPVPHPGQMRPAVPGTFGPLRGSDPTKLYGSPRVPEPHPGEPLQQHQHFAMQPAVGLSEHRGHRLGTPEKQACAAPAHVAGLGPRPGSLQLGRMGGPPPDAVYPPAQFQQGFLPPRHNGPPVKPPEGSEVPPGHMYRPYKYLNRAHPALWNGSHGPAGQAAMGPEEKAPMGPGPSLQPRVLGHMMDPRAMRPPLPPSQWSEQSNFLPHGVPPSGYIRPPGKAAGQRMPQPPAALFGGPPQVQRGCQGGDSMLDSPEMIAMQQLSSRVCPPGVPYHPRQPPPPHLPGPFPQLAHAASAGGQPPKPIVGNGSSQDPTGQTMDMDSNQVETPAGMDEKAQCISIPDGAYAKLLPHPKPPLPMECTRRALPPDGEGDGPGVKGDLKAGQGKGAWSAESGYAGDPGCVRDLVPASERGGPLPQNGAAGEGPAAGPEGKGLAANLLEKPLCGGGKALPEAAVPCMGQGTGLPGVDATSMGATPNQFHPLYMSSLEYPNSAGRYHINPSLQGFSPMMGGKPPPPASHPQHFPPRGFQPSSAHPGVFPRYRPPQGMPYPYQPQPQPSYHHYQRPPYYGCPQGYSDWQRPLHPQASPSGHPSAHPPLARPPFPERGSAGGLQGCEALSAALASPTRMDIASAKEVSPSNGQELGPEDEKSEESQERPESPKEFLDLDNHNAATKRQSSVAAGEFLYGAPPPHLGAGMGFGPSAFPPHGVMLQTGSPYGSRHPASHFQPRTYGSPMNAHLSHHPASSQANGLSQEGPLYRCREENMGHFQALLMEQRGSGGGMGGPPQDLYRPSGMQMHQAQVPFPKMPTATMSREDLTSQKPSALPLDQS; this comes from the exons ATCCGAGACGTTTCACAGCTACCTGGAGGACATCATCAACTACCGCTGGGAGCTGGAGGAAGGGAAGCCCAACCCTTTGCGGGAGTCCACGTTCCAGGAGCTGCCCCTGCGCACGCGCGTGGAGATCCTGCACCGCCTCTGTGACTACCGCCTCGATGCAGATGATGTCTTCGACCTGCTCAAG GGCTTGGACGCCGACAGCCTCCGCGTGGAGCCGCTGGGCGAGGACAGCAGCGGTGCCCTGTACTGGTACTTCTACGGCACGAGGATGTACAAGGAGGACCCGGTGCAGGGCAAAACCAACGGAGAGCTGGCTCCAGACAG GGGATGTGGGGGGCAGACAAACACCCCAAATGTTCCTGGGAAAACAGGCAAGAGACGAGGGCGACCTCCAAAGCGGAAAAAACTACTGGAGGAAAATTTGCTGAG GGAGAAGGCAGAAGAAAACTTGCTTATCCATGAGACTCAGATAAGAAATG GGTCCCAAGGGCCTGGCCGTGGGACATGGTGGTTGCTGTGCCAGACGGAAGAGGAGTGGAGGCAGGTCACAGAGAGCTTCAGAGAGAGGACTTCCCTTAGAGAGAGGCAGCTCTACAAACTCTTGAGTGAAGACTTCCTGCCGGAGATCTGCAACATGATTGCACAGAAG GTAAACCCAAATGTGTTGAGCTCCATGGAGAAGCAGAGGCgcagagaggaagaggaggagcgcCAGATCCTTATAGCAGTGCAGAAgagggagcaggaacagctgctaaaggaggagaggaagagggagatggaggagaAGGTCAAAGCAGTGGAAG AACGGGCCAGGAGGAGGAAACTTCGTGAAGAGCGCGcctggctgctggcacaggggaAGGAGCTCCCCCCTGAGCTTTCCCACTTGGATCCCAGTTCCCCTACCAGGGAAGAGCGAAGGACCAAGGATAT CTTTGAACTGGATGACGAGTTCACAGCCATGTACAAAG TTCTAGATGTGGTGAAGGCTCACAAGGACTCTTGGCCTTTCTTGGAACCTGTTGATGAATCGTATGCTCCCAACTACTACCAGATCATTAAG GCCCCCATGGATATCTCTAGCATGGAGAAGAAGTTGAATGGAGGTCAGTACTGCACCAAGGAAGAATTTGTGGGTGATATGAAGACCATGTTCAGGAACTGTCTTAAGTACAACGGTGAAGGCAGTG AATATACAAAGATGGCTTACAACTTGGAGAGGTGTTTCCACCGAGCGATGATGAagcacttccctggggaagATGGAGACACGGATGAGGAGTTTTGGATCAGAGAGGACGGGAGACGAGAGAAGAGGAGCCGGCGGACCGGCCGCTCCGGCACAGGCAGTGTCTGGACTCGGTCACGAGACCCAGATGGGCCTGGCAAGAGACAGCAACGCctggaaaatggaggaaaaccTCCACCATATCGAGCTACTTCCAGGGCTcctgcttcttcctcctcttcctcttcctcctccttctcgtcGTCCTCTGTAGATGACCCAAGTGGCGCCTCAATGCCGACTACTCGAGAAGTGGGCCCTTCCAATGGGCGAGGCTTCCCCCGCTCCCTGCAGTACGGTGGcatgcccagccctgtgccacatCCTGGACAGATG AGACCAGCGGTGCCAGGAACGTTTGGTCCTTTGCGTGGATCCGATCCCACAAAACTGTACGGCTCTCCGCGAGTGCCTGAGCCCCATCCCGGAGAGccgctccagcagcaccagcactttGCCATGCAG CCGGCCGTGGGACTGAGCGAGCACCGCGGGCACCGGCTGGGCACTCCGGAGAAGCAGGCGTGCGCGGCACCGGCCCACGTGGCCGGGCTGGGCCCCCGGCCgggctccctgcagctgggccGCATGGGCGGCCCCCCGCCCGACGCCGTCTACCCGCCAGCCCAGTTCCAGCAGGGCTTCCTCCCGCCACGGCACAACGGGCCCCCCGTGAAGCCGCCGGAGGGCTCCGAGGTCCCCCCAGGACACATGTACCGGCCCTACAAGTACCTGAACCGCGCGCATCCGGCCCTGTGGAACGGCAGCCACGGCCCCGCTGGCCAGGCTGCCATGGGGCCGGAGGAGAAGGCACCCATGGGGCCGGGGCCCTCGCTCCAGCCCCGTGTCCTGGGTCATATGATGGACCCCCGGGCCATGAGGCCGCCGCTGCCTCCGAGCCAGTGGAGCGAGCAATCGAATTTCCTACCTCACGGGGTGCCTCCCTCAGGGTACATCCGGCCGCCCGGGAAAGCCGCCGGTCAGAGGATGCCGCAGCCGCCGGCCGCTCTGTTTGGAGGACCACCTCAGGTTCAAAGAGGGTGCCAGGGCGGGGACTCCATGCTGGACAGCCCGGAGATGATCGCCATGCAGCAGCTGTCCTCCCGCGTGTGCCCGCCGGGTGTGCCTTACCACCCTCGCCAGCCGCCCCCGCCGCACCTCCCCGGGCcctttccccagctggctcACGCCGCCTCCGCCGGCGGCCAGCCCCCAAAACCCATCGTGGGGAACGGGAGCTCGCAGGATCCAACCGGCCAGACCATGGACATGGACAGCAACCAAG TGGAGACACCAGCAGGCATGGACGAGAAGGCTCAGTGCATCAGCATTCCCGATGGGGCCTACGCCAAACTCCTACCTCATCCCAAGCCCCCGCTGCCCATGGAGTGCACGAGGCGCGCCTTGCCCCCggatggggaaggggatggCCCCGGTGTGAAGGGCGACCtgaaggcagggcagggcaaagGCGCGTGGTCGGCAGAGAGCGGCTACGCCGGCGACCCGGGCTGCGTGAGGGACCTGGTGCCCGCCTCCGAAAGAGGGGGTCCCCTGCCTCAGAATGGGGCGGCGGGCGAGGGGCCAGCAGCCGGCCCtgaggggaaggggctggctGCCAacctgctggagaagccccTCTGTGGCGGGGGAAAGGCTCTGCCCGAAGCAGCCGTGCCTTGCATGGGACAGGGCACCGGCCTGCCTGGCGTGGATGCCACCTCCATGGGGGCCACCCCCAATCAGTTTCATCCTCTCTACATGTCCAGTCTGGAATACCCGAATTCAGCCGGGCGGTACCACATCAACCCAAGCCTGCAGGGGTTCAGCCCCATGATGGGGGGGAAGccacctcctcctgcctcccatCCCCAGCATTTTCCCCCACGGGGTTTCCAGCCAAGCAGCGCCCACCCCGGCGTCTTCCCGCGGTATCGGCCCCCCCAGGGAATGCCGTATCCTTACCAGCCGCAGCCTCAACCCTCCTACCACCACTACCAGCGACCGCCCTACTACGGCTGCCCACAGGGCTACTCGGACTGGCAGAGACCTCTCCACCCGCAGGCCAGCCCCAGTGGGCACCCCAGCGCGCACCCGCCCCTGGCCAGGCCCCCTTTCCCAGAGCGGGGCTCTGCCGGCGGCCTGCAGGGCTGCGAGGCACTGAGCGCCGCCCTGGCCTCTCCCACCCGCATGGACATAGCAAGTGCCAAAGAGGTTTCTCCAAGCAacgggcaggagctggggccTGAAGATGAGAAGTCCGAGGAGTCCCAGGAAAGACCGGAGAGTCCCAAAGAGTTTCTTGATTTGGACAACCACAATGCAGCTACTAAGAGGCAGAGCTCGGTGGCAGCGGGGGAGTTCCTCTATGGAGCCCCCCCACCACACCTCGGTGCGGGGATGGGATTTGGCCCTTCAGCTTTCCCTCCCCATGGGGTGATGCTACAGACTGGCTCTCCTTATGGATCCCGGCATCCTGCCAGCCACTTCCAGCCCAGGACGTATGGATCGCCCATGAATGCTCACCTGTCTCACCATCCAGCTTCCAGCCAGGCCAATGGCCTCTCTCAGGAGGGCCCCCTGTACCGCTGCCGAGAGGAGAACATGGGTCACTTTCAGGCCTTGCTGATGGAGCAGAGAGGCAGTGGAGGTGGCATGGGGGGGCCACCCCAGGACTTGTATAGACCCTCGGG AATGCAAATGCATCAGGCTCAAGTCCCTTTCCCGAAGATGCCTACAGCAACCATGTCCCGGGAAGATCTGACATCACAAAAACCATCAGCGTTGCCTCTGGATCAA AGCTAG
- the CECR2 gene encoding chromatin remodeling regulator CECR2 isoform X1, producing MCPEEDGGCGGGGGSVAGTGGPEAAAAVALDELRSWWEVPAIAHFCSLFRTAFRLPDFEIEELEAALHRDDVEFISDLIACLLQGCYQRRDITSETFHSYLEDIINYRWELEEGKPNPLRESTFQELPLRTRVEILHRLCDYRLDADDVFDLLKGLDADSLRVEPLGEDSSGALYWYFYGTRMYKEDPVQGKTNGELAPDRGCGGQTNTPNVPGKTGKRRGRPPKRKKLLEENLLREKAEENLLIHETQIRNGSQGPGRGTWWLLCQTEEEWRQVTESFRERTSLRERQLYKLLSEDFLPEICNMIAQKEKRLQRTEFSPRWMSDHQPIKPIKQEVNPNVLSSMEKQRRREEEEERQILIAVQKREQEQLLKEERKREMEEKVKAVEERARRRKLREERAWLLAQGKELPPELSHLDPSSPTREERRTKDIFELDDEFTAMYKVLDVVKAHKDSWPFLEPVDESYAPNYYQIIKAPMDISSMEKKLNGGQYCTKEEFVGDMKTMFRNCLKYNGEGSEYTKMAYNLERCFHRAMMKHFPGEDGDTDEEFWIREDGRREKRSRRTGRSGTGSVWTRSRDPDGPGKRQQRLENGGKPPPYRATSRAPASSSSSSSSSFSSSSVDDPSGASMPTTREVGPSNGRGFPRSLQYGGMPSPVPHPGQMRPAVPGTFGPLRGSDPTKLYGSPRVPEPHPGEPLQQHQHFAMQPAVGLSEHRGHRLGTPEKQACAAPAHVAGLGPRPGSLQLGRMGGPPPDAVYPPAQFQQGFLPPRHNGPPVKPPEGSEVPPGHMYRPYKYLNRAHPALWNGSHGPAGQAAMGPEEKAPMGPGPSLQPRVLGHMMDPRAMRPPLPPSQWSEQSNFLPHGVPPSGYIRPPGKAAGQRMPQPPAALFGGPPQVQRGCQGGDSMLDSPEMIAMQQLSSRVCPPGVPYHPRQPPPPHLPGPFPQLAHAASAGGQPPKPIVGNGSSQDPTGQTMDMDSNQVETPAGMDEKAQCISIPDGAYAKLLPHPKPPLPMECTRRALPPDGEGDGPGVKGDLKAGQGKGAWSAESGYAGDPGCVRDLVPASERGGPLPQNGAAGEGPAAGPEGKGLAANLLEKPLCGGGKALPEAAVPCMGQGTGLPGVDATSMGATPNQFHPLYMSSLEYPNSAGRYHINPSLQGFSPMMGGKPPPPASHPQHFPPRGFQPSSAHPGVFPRYRPPQGMPYPYQPQPQPSYHHYQRPPYYGCPQGYSDWQRPLHPQASPSGHPSAHPPLARPPFPERGSAGGLQGCEALSAALASPTRMDIASAKEVSPSNGQELGPEDEKSEESQERPESPKEFLDLDNHNAATKRQSSVAAGEFLYGAPPPHLGAGMGFGPSAFPPHGVMLQTGSPYGSRHPASHFQPRTYGSPMNAHLSHHPASSQANGLSQEGPLYRCREENMGHFQALLMEQRGSGGGMGGPPQDLYRPSGMQMHQAQVPFPKMPTATMSREDLTSQKPSALPLDQS from the exons ATCCGAGACGTTTCACAGCTACCTGGAGGACATCATCAACTACCGCTGGGAGCTGGAGGAAGGGAAGCCCAACCCTTTGCGGGAGTCCACGTTCCAGGAGCTGCCCCTGCGCACGCGCGTGGAGATCCTGCACCGCCTCTGTGACTACCGCCTCGATGCAGATGATGTCTTCGACCTGCTCAAG GGCTTGGACGCCGACAGCCTCCGCGTGGAGCCGCTGGGCGAGGACAGCAGCGGTGCCCTGTACTGGTACTTCTACGGCACGAGGATGTACAAGGAGGACCCGGTGCAGGGCAAAACCAACGGAGAGCTGGCTCCAGACAG GGGATGTGGGGGGCAGACAAACACCCCAAATGTTCCTGGGAAAACAGGCAAGAGACGAGGGCGACCTCCAAAGCGGAAAAAACTACTGGAGGAAAATTTGCTGAG GGAGAAGGCAGAAGAAAACTTGCTTATCCATGAGACTCAGATAAGAAATG GGTCCCAAGGGCCTGGCCGTGGGACATGGTGGTTGCTGTGCCAGACGGAAGAGGAGTGGAGGCAGGTCACAGAGAGCTTCAGAGAGAGGACTTCCCTTAGAGAGAGGCAGCTCTACAAACTCTTGAGTGAAGACTTCCTGCCGGAGATCTGCAACATGATTGCACAGAAG GAGAAGCGTCTGCAGCGGACAGAGTTTTCTCCCAGGTGGATGTCTGACCATCAGCCCATCAAACCAATCAAGCAGGAG GTAAACCCAAATGTGTTGAGCTCCATGGAGAAGCAGAGGCgcagagaggaagaggaggagcgcCAGATCCTTATAGCAGTGCAGAAgagggagcaggaacagctgctaaaggaggagaggaagagggagatggaggagaAGGTCAAAGCAGTGGAAG AACGGGCCAGGAGGAGGAAACTTCGTGAAGAGCGCGcctggctgctggcacaggggaAGGAGCTCCCCCCTGAGCTTTCCCACTTGGATCCCAGTTCCCCTACCAGGGAAGAGCGAAGGACCAAGGATAT CTTTGAACTGGATGACGAGTTCACAGCCATGTACAAAG TTCTAGATGTGGTGAAGGCTCACAAGGACTCTTGGCCTTTCTTGGAACCTGTTGATGAATCGTATGCTCCCAACTACTACCAGATCATTAAG GCCCCCATGGATATCTCTAGCATGGAGAAGAAGTTGAATGGAGGTCAGTACTGCACCAAGGAAGAATTTGTGGGTGATATGAAGACCATGTTCAGGAACTGTCTTAAGTACAACGGTGAAGGCAGTG AATATACAAAGATGGCTTACAACTTGGAGAGGTGTTTCCACCGAGCGATGATGAagcacttccctggggaagATGGAGACACGGATGAGGAGTTTTGGATCAGAGAGGACGGGAGACGAGAGAAGAGGAGCCGGCGGACCGGCCGCTCCGGCACAGGCAGTGTCTGGACTCGGTCACGAGACCCAGATGGGCCTGGCAAGAGACAGCAACGCctggaaaatggaggaaaaccTCCACCATATCGAGCTACTTCCAGGGCTcctgcttcttcctcctcttcctcttcctcctccttctcgtcGTCCTCTGTAGATGACCCAAGTGGCGCCTCAATGCCGACTACTCGAGAAGTGGGCCCTTCCAATGGGCGAGGCTTCCCCCGCTCCCTGCAGTACGGTGGcatgcccagccctgtgccacatCCTGGACAGATG AGACCAGCGGTGCCAGGAACGTTTGGTCCTTTGCGTGGATCCGATCCCACAAAACTGTACGGCTCTCCGCGAGTGCCTGAGCCCCATCCCGGAGAGccgctccagcagcaccagcactttGCCATGCAG CCGGCCGTGGGACTGAGCGAGCACCGCGGGCACCGGCTGGGCACTCCGGAGAAGCAGGCGTGCGCGGCACCGGCCCACGTGGCCGGGCTGGGCCCCCGGCCgggctccctgcagctgggccGCATGGGCGGCCCCCCGCCCGACGCCGTCTACCCGCCAGCCCAGTTCCAGCAGGGCTTCCTCCCGCCACGGCACAACGGGCCCCCCGTGAAGCCGCCGGAGGGCTCCGAGGTCCCCCCAGGACACATGTACCGGCCCTACAAGTACCTGAACCGCGCGCATCCGGCCCTGTGGAACGGCAGCCACGGCCCCGCTGGCCAGGCTGCCATGGGGCCGGAGGAGAAGGCACCCATGGGGCCGGGGCCCTCGCTCCAGCCCCGTGTCCTGGGTCATATGATGGACCCCCGGGCCATGAGGCCGCCGCTGCCTCCGAGCCAGTGGAGCGAGCAATCGAATTTCCTACCTCACGGGGTGCCTCCCTCAGGGTACATCCGGCCGCCCGGGAAAGCCGCCGGTCAGAGGATGCCGCAGCCGCCGGCCGCTCTGTTTGGAGGACCACCTCAGGTTCAAAGAGGGTGCCAGGGCGGGGACTCCATGCTGGACAGCCCGGAGATGATCGCCATGCAGCAGCTGTCCTCCCGCGTGTGCCCGCCGGGTGTGCCTTACCACCCTCGCCAGCCGCCCCCGCCGCACCTCCCCGGGCcctttccccagctggctcACGCCGCCTCCGCCGGCGGCCAGCCCCCAAAACCCATCGTGGGGAACGGGAGCTCGCAGGATCCAACCGGCCAGACCATGGACATGGACAGCAACCAAG TGGAGACACCAGCAGGCATGGACGAGAAGGCTCAGTGCATCAGCATTCCCGATGGGGCCTACGCCAAACTCCTACCTCATCCCAAGCCCCCGCTGCCCATGGAGTGCACGAGGCGCGCCTTGCCCCCggatggggaaggggatggCCCCGGTGTGAAGGGCGACCtgaaggcagggcagggcaaagGCGCGTGGTCGGCAGAGAGCGGCTACGCCGGCGACCCGGGCTGCGTGAGGGACCTGGTGCCCGCCTCCGAAAGAGGGGGTCCCCTGCCTCAGAATGGGGCGGCGGGCGAGGGGCCAGCAGCCGGCCCtgaggggaaggggctggctGCCAacctgctggagaagccccTCTGTGGCGGGGGAAAGGCTCTGCCCGAAGCAGCCGTGCCTTGCATGGGACAGGGCACCGGCCTGCCTGGCGTGGATGCCACCTCCATGGGGGCCACCCCCAATCAGTTTCATCCTCTCTACATGTCCAGTCTGGAATACCCGAATTCAGCCGGGCGGTACCACATCAACCCAAGCCTGCAGGGGTTCAGCCCCATGATGGGGGGGAAGccacctcctcctgcctcccatCCCCAGCATTTTCCCCCACGGGGTTTCCAGCCAAGCAGCGCCCACCCCGGCGTCTTCCCGCGGTATCGGCCCCCCCAGGGAATGCCGTATCCTTACCAGCCGCAGCCTCAACCCTCCTACCACCACTACCAGCGACCGCCCTACTACGGCTGCCCACAGGGCTACTCGGACTGGCAGAGACCTCTCCACCCGCAGGCCAGCCCCAGTGGGCACCCCAGCGCGCACCCGCCCCTGGCCAGGCCCCCTTTCCCAGAGCGGGGCTCTGCCGGCGGCCTGCAGGGCTGCGAGGCACTGAGCGCCGCCCTGGCCTCTCCCACCCGCATGGACATAGCAAGTGCCAAAGAGGTTTCTCCAAGCAacgggcaggagctggggccTGAAGATGAGAAGTCCGAGGAGTCCCAGGAAAGACCGGAGAGTCCCAAAGAGTTTCTTGATTTGGACAACCACAATGCAGCTACTAAGAGGCAGAGCTCGGTGGCAGCGGGGGAGTTCCTCTATGGAGCCCCCCCACCACACCTCGGTGCGGGGATGGGATTTGGCCCTTCAGCTTTCCCTCCCCATGGGGTGATGCTACAGACTGGCTCTCCTTATGGATCCCGGCATCCTGCCAGCCACTTCCAGCCCAGGACGTATGGATCGCCCATGAATGCTCACCTGTCTCACCATCCAGCTTCCAGCCAGGCCAATGGCCTCTCTCAGGAGGGCCCCCTGTACCGCTGCCGAGAGGAGAACATGGGTCACTTTCAGGCCTTGCTGATGGAGCAGAGAGGCAGTGGAGGTGGCATGGGGGGGCCACCCCAGGACTTGTATAGACCCTCGGG AATGCAAATGCATCAGGCTCAAGTCCCTTTCCCGAAGATGCCTACAGCAACCATGTCCCGGGAAGATCTGACATCACAAAAACCATCAGCGTTGCCTCTGGATCAA AGCTAG